The Candidatus Roizmanbacteria bacterium CG_4_9_14_0_2_um_filter_38_17 genomic sequence TTATTAAAAAAATTGTCAAAAGGATATACACAAAAATAAACTAATTCATCAGAATTGACTTATTTTAAAACCCGGTTTTAAAACTTTTTACCCGCTCCAAGACGCCCCCACCCTCCGCGCCTCCAAGACTGTCGGCTCGTAAAAGAAAAAACGCAAAATTTTTACTTGTCCGCCTATGGAGGAAAGAACTTTTTATTAACTCAAATAGCCGCTCTGGTTGTACTCAACTCGGATCTCTCCAAATTGACCAAGACGGCCATTAAAAAAGCAATCTGCGAAAATTGACTACAATTATAATATACCGAATTCTGGAGAAGAAAAACAATACCATAGGAGTCCTTAGAATGAAAAATTTGATACAATCAAGCTATGGATCGACATAGTCAAAATTTAAGAAAAAGCGTTATTTACTCACAAAATTTTACTGTTAATCCTTTGCTCGTAGCGAACTTGATTAAACACTCTTCTTTCTCAAAAGAAGATGTTGTTTACGAAGTAGGACCAGGAACTGGGATAATTACTGCTGAGTTAGCGAAACGATGTAAAAAAGTTGTTGCGATTGAAATTGATAAAAACCTTGCAAAAAAATTGCAAACAAAATTTATCAATGTTCCAAATATTGAAGTGCACGAGAGAGATTTTCTTTTATATCCTCTTACCGAACAAAAATATAAAGTTTTTTCAAATATTCCTTTTAACATTACTGTGGCAATCGTTAAAAAATTAACTGAAGCGAAAAACCTTCCCACAGACATTTTTCTGTTTGTTCAACATGACGCAGCAAAGAAATTTTTGGGTGCGCCAAACGCCAAAGAAACACAGTTATCACTTTTGTTAATGCCTATTTTTGAACTATCCATAACACATCAATTTAAGAGAAACGACTTTAGACCAATTCCAAATGTAGATATAGTTCTTTTAAGAATCAAAAAAAGAGAAAAGCCAATGGTCGAACAACAGAATGAAAAACTTTATAGGGACTTTATTGTTTATAGTTTTAACACATGGAAACCAACTTTAAAAGAAGGATTAAAGAAAATTTTTACTGATCATCAATTTTTACGTTTAGCGAAGGATTTCGATTTTTCGTCATCAGCTAAACCGACTGACTTAAATTTTTCTCAGTGGCTAGGTTTATTCAATTTTTTTAATAAGGGAGTTGATATAGGTAAAAAATCACTGATTAAGGGGTCTGAAGATAAGTTAAAAAATCAACAAGCGAATCTTGCTAAGATTCATAGAACGAGAGTGGCAAAAGACTGGAGAATTGTTAGTGAGTAAAATTTGTTTTCCGCGCATGGGTGGGTAGAGCAAGGAAAACTATAAATTCTTTTCCTACTCGCCCGAAGGGCGAGAAAATCGCGCGCGCAAAAAATAGCCCTTCGACTGCGCTCGGGATAAACTCCAGCGAGGTCAGGTTTTTATTTTAAAACCCGGTTTTAAAACATTTGGTCAATAGCTTATAATTTACTCGTGACCTACTACATATATATCCTCCGGACTTCTTCAAACACTCTTTACACAGGTCAAACTAATAACCTTAAGCGCAGGCTTAAAGAGCACAAGAGTAAGTCCTCAAAATCTGCAAAATATATAAGATGCTTCCCAGATTTTACCTTGGTCTATTCTGAAAAATATCAAACTAGAAAAGAAGCAATGCAAAGAGAAATCCAGATAAAAAGCTGGCCCCGAGCCAAAAAAGACAAACTTGTTTCAACCCAAATCTAGTTTTATTTAAAACCCGGTTTAAAAATTACTTAGAGCTGGAGTTAATATAACTTTTTAGCTTATTTAGACTATCTTCATCATGAATAGAAACAGGTATGATTTCTTTTTTTAGCTTTTTTAGAGATTTGATAATTAACTTTATCTCTTTTTCTGATTTTAGATCTATTTTGGTAAGAAGGATTATTTCTGGTACTTCTAGTAGCTTGGGATTAAATATCTCTAACTCTTTTCTTATCTGCTTATAGCTCTTTATGATGTTTTCCTGATCAGCGGGTAGGCAGTGAAAAAATAGCGAAACCTTTTCAACATGCTTTAAAAATCTTGTACCTAATCCTTTTCCATCAGAGGCTCCTTCAATGAGCCCTGGTATATCCGCAATAATTTTTCCGTTCAATTCTCCAAGATTTGGTTCTAACGTGGTAAAAGGGTAATCTCCAATCTTAGGATTTGCATTTGTTATTTCCTTAAGCAAGCTACTTTTACCTGCATTAGGAAAACCCATAAATCCAATATCTGCAATTAGCTTTAAATTAATATACAGCTCCCTTGACTGACCATTAAATCCTCTCTCGGCTCTCTTTGGCGCAACATTAGCTGCGGAACGAAATTCCCAGTTCCCTCTTCCACCCCAGCCACCTCTACACAACAAGAATCGCAAGTCTTTATCAGTTACTTCAAAAACCTCCCCAGTATTCTTGTCTCTGATTTCCGCACCAATTGGAAGTCGAACTTCCACATCGCTAGAGTTCTTGCCATGTTTTTTATTTGACATACCATGCTGACCAGTCTCAGATTCAATCTTAGAACGTCCCGAAAGAGAGGTTAATGCATAAATATCTGTTGTAGAGGTTATATAAATACTACCACCCTGCCCTCCATTACCTCCATCAGGACCTCTTCTTGTTTTATAAAAAGAGATCTTCCCATCTCCCCCGTTTCCTGCTTTGAATAAAATATCTATTTCCGTGACTAACATATAACTTCTATTATATCAGGCCGAAGGTGCCCTAGGTGCCGAAGGTGCCGAAGGTGCCGAAGGTGCCGAAGGTGCCGAAGGTGCCGTCTGTGCTATAATGTACCAGATTGCAGATTGTATACGGATACGTCTGCTTGTATTTTGATTTAGTTTTTTAGAGATAAAAGATACCTTACTTTTTTAAAAAATTTTGTATCTTCTTTCGTAAGTTAAACAATTTCACTTTCTTCAAGCAGAGGTATTTGTATATAAAAAAAATAGTTTTATTTGACATGCTTATCGTATATAACGATAGTATTGCTACGAGTGCATCCTCAACAAGTAAATCTTCTTTGTTTCCGTTTTCCAAAGAGTCAAATAGAACACATTACAACAATGCTTATGCCTACTTCTTAGAAACCTGCAATCTTAATAATATTAAAGCCGCATTTACAACGACAAAAGACTTGAACTCCAGCAGAAACTTTGATAGCTTCTGGATATATAAAAATAACTCTTGGAAAAAATCTATGCAAACTTGCTCAGCTCCTCTCATATTTGATAAATTCTCTCCTAAAACTAAAAAACAAAGGCAAAGGCGTCTGGATCTTTTCTCAAGTTCTAATGTTAAACCTTTCAACAGTCCAAAACTATTTTCACTTTTTTTTGATAAGCAAAAAACATTCGATAAACTTAGCGAATACGCTATTCCCACAGTTTCCATAGATGACAAAAGCGAAAAAGGCATTACAAAAACATTTAAAAAACTTGCGATTCTATTACAAAACCACCCAAATAAAAATGATTTTTCAAGTGATATTGTAGTAAAAGACAGATACGGTGCTGGTGGTAACAGAATTTATAAAATTAATTCAACAGATACTGTTTCCAAAATTTTAGATATTCTTGAGACAGATAAAAACCAATCATTCCTATTGCAGCCATTTACCAAATTTAGCAAAGGCTATTTTAAATATAATAGCTTAAAAGGATTTGTAGACATACGTATTATCTTCATGGGACAAAATGTAATACAGACATATATTAGAACAGCGTCAGGAAGTGATTTTAGATGTAATGAGCATCTTGGAGGAAGTCTTGAGTATATTAATATTACCGAAATTCCAAAGAAAGTAATAAACATGTCAAAAAAAATTGCGCTATCTGTAAGCAAGAAAAATTCGCTCTATGCTCTTGATTTTATTATTTCAAATAATGGAAACGTATATTTAATGGAGGGAAATACTGGTCCAGGTCTTGACTGGAATTCATCAATAAAAAAGAATGTTTTTGAAGGAAAAAAATTAATATCCGAAATAGTAAAAGAGTTATCCTCCCGGATGAAACTTCCACACGTGATTAGCTAACAAACTTTGCTGAAAATATAGGATGATATAATTCCCCTTATGTTTAAGATTAAGAAATTCGATCTTCTCGTTTCTGTATACATTTTCTGTATTATGGTTTCTGAACTAATGGGAGGAAAAACTTTTCCACTAATAAAGATTGGAACTTACCAACTAAACGCTAGTGTAGCAATATTTGTCTTCCCTCTAATTTTTACTATTAATGACATGATTATTGAAGTTTATGGAAAAGAGAGAGCTAGAAGCTTAGTTCGCTCTGCGCTTTTTGTAATATTTCTAATTATGATATTCTCACTTTTAGCAATAAGCCTTCCACCATCTAGAAGATTTGCAGAGAGCGAAGAGGCGTATGACAATGTATTTAGTAAATCTGCCAGAATATCTTTTGCTAGTTTAACCGCTTTTGCCCTAGCTGAATTTACCGATCTTTTAATCTTTGTACATATTCGAAAAAAGCTTGGCAAAGGTTCACTCTGGCTTCGAAATAATGTTTCAAACATCGTTTCACAATTTGTAGATACAACGATCTTTATGACGGTCGCTTTTTATGGCTTAGGACAGTCACTGGGAGACAATATATCTTTCTTATCCAGCATAATAATTCCATATTGGTTACTAAAAAGTTTCATGTCTATTATTGAAACCCCCCTTGTCTACCTCGGAGTAACCTGGCTCAAGAAAGATAAGACATGAAAATAATTATGGTTATAGTTGCTTCAGTCAACGGCAAAATTACCAACGGCAACCCCAACATTTACTCCTGGACCTCCAAAGAAGATAGTGTGCATTTCTACTCACTTATTAATAATCATAATCTTATTGTAATGGGGAGAAAAACATTTGAAGCAGCCAAGGGTAAAATTATGCTAACTCCCGACAAATTAAGAATAGTCCTAACAAAAAATCCGGCAAATTACAATAAAAAATCAGTACCCGGACAACTAGAGTTTAGTAATGAAGCCCCAACAAAACTAATTAATCACCTAAAGAAACTGGGGTATAGCAAATTGCTTCTCGTGGGTGGATCCAAGATCAATGGACTATTCTTAAAAAACGAATTAGTCAATGAAATCTATTTAACTATAGAACCAAAACTATTTGGCAAAGGTAATGAACTACTAGAAACAGTTAATCTAGAGCAAGATTTAAAGCTCTTGAATTTTAAGAAACTAAATAACAAGGGCACTCTCCTCCTTCATTACAAAGTAATCTAGTTATCTTTTTGGGGTGACTCTGCGTTTTCCTATCTTTTTAAGTGAGTAGTCAATAGCTTTATCCAGATCAATATGCTTTATTCTGGCAAAACGAAGTATCGCTACTAAAATATCTCCCAATTCTTGCTCATAAGTCTCGTCTTCCTGAGCGGCTATATTAGTTGGCTTTCTTCCATGTTTAGCTAAATAAGCTCTAGCCATCTCTCCTATTTCCTCAACAAGTGTAAGTATCAGAAAAGATCCAAATTCTTGAGTGTTCTTAACACCTTTGTCTATTTCATCAAATCTACGAAAATACTTACCAAAAGGAGTAGATAGTGGCTTGCGTAATTTATCTATCATAGTTCTATTATATAATAACAGAAGTATGAAAGCAGGAGTAGTAGTTATGCTAGGTAGAACAAATGCGGGCAAGTCAACCCTTTTAAATCGTCTTATTGGTCAAAAAGTAGCTATAACTTCAAGAAAACCTCAGACAACAAGATTTGCAATAAACGCAGTGTATGAGGACAAGAGAGGACAGATTATATTTACAGATACACCTGGTGTATTTGAAAGATCCCCCGATCTATTGGCAAAAAAAGTTGGACTAAAACCCGAAGAAGCCCTTAAGGAAGGAGTAAATGTGGCAGTGTATGTAGTTGATCATACCCGCTACCGCGACGTAGAAGAAAATAGAACATTGGGTATGGTCAGAAAATTAGATGTTCCCAAAATATTAGTTTTTAACAAGTGGGACATTAAGAAACCTAGTTTTTACGAAGAACTTCGCTTTATGGAAGAGGAGTTTGATACTACTCTATTTATCTCCGCACTAAAAGGACACAACTTAAACTTATTACTTGAAGAAATTTTTAAACACTTACCCGAAGTCCAGAGCAAGTTAGTAGACACCAGTCAAATGGCAACTCCCTTGCTCAATGTGAATAGTAAACTATATATTGAAGAGATTATTCGTGAAAAAGCATTCCACTCACTCGGACAAGAACTACCATATACATTAACTGTAACAGCAAGTGAGATAACAGAAAGAGAAAATGGAACCTTATACATTAGAGCAGATATTGTTACTAATGAGGAAAGGTACAAGAAAATGATTATTGGGAATGAGGGTAAAAAAATTAAACAGATAGGATTAACAGCCAGAAAAGAATTGGAAACAGCCAGAAATGAAAAGGTTTTTATCGAGCTTAAAGTTGTAGTCAATCGCCACTGGATGGAAGCCTTCTAAGCAAGCGTTCAAGCGTTTCCTCTTTCCCAAGTATTTCCAGAGACTCAAATAGTGGTGGCCCAACCTTTCGTCCCGCCACACCAATTCGCACCTGCATAAATAATTTACTTTTAGATAACTCAAGTTTTTCTGCAAAGCTCTCCAACTGCTTATGCAGTATATCGTGATTCCAGTTATCTATCTTATTTAATTCATCAATAACCTTCAAAATAATCTGCCCATCTACTTCTTTCTCATATTTACTAGGTCTTTTAAACAAAAACTCGCACATTGGCATATATTCAGACAGTTTCTTAATCCTAGTTTGAGTGAGTGGCAGTGATTTCTCAACAATTTTCTCACTGTAGCTATCTCCAATATAATCCATTATTTGAGATTTGAGCTTTGGAATTTGAGATTTTCGTATGTACTCTCCATTCATCCATTCGAGCTTTGTCACATCAAATATTGGAGCTGATTTACTCATTCGTGCAAAATCAAACTCGGCAATAAACTCCGAAAGCGTAAATATATCTCGACCATCAGACATTGAAAAACCCAATGTTCCGAAATAATTTAGCATAGCCTCTGGTAATAATCCTTGATCCTTATACCAACTCACCCAAACAGGATTTCGGCGCTTCGACAGCTTACTTTTATCTGGATTTCGAAGAAGTGGTGTGTGTATAAACTCTGGCAAATCCCATTCTAGAGCTTTGTATATTTGAACATGTTTAGGTGTCGAAGATAGCCATTCTTCACCTCTGATTACATGCGTAATACCCATCAAGTTATCATCAATCACAACTGCCAAATGATAAGTAGGAAACCCATCAGATTTTAAAATTATCTGATCATCAATTAGCTCATTTTTAAAAACAACCTCTCCCCGAATTTTATCTTGGAACTTAGTTTCTCCCTTATTTGGCATCTTAAGCCTGACTACTTTTCCGGATTTTTTTCCAAGATCACGACACTTACCGTCATAAATAGGAGGCTTACCAGACTTTTGTTGTTCTTTTCGCATTTCATCTAGACGCTCCGACGTGCAATCGCAATAATAAGCATCACCTTGCTCAACTAGCTGTTTCGCATACTTTTGATAAATCTCAAGTCTTTTTGATTGTTTATATGGACCAACTTTACCGCCGTGAATAATACTCTCATCTGGATCCAAACCCAGCCATGATAAAGATTTAAATATTCTTGCCTCAGATCCTTCGACCTTTCTTTTCTGATCAGTATCTTCAATACGAACAATAAATTGACCCTTATGTTGTTTTGCATAGGCAAAATTTAGTAGTGCCGTATATGCATTACCTACATGTAAGTCTTCACCAGTGGGAGAGGGCGCAATACGTGTACGAACGCTCCTTGTCATGATTGAATTGTACCATGGTTACAGGTATACTTATAATATGGTCACTCTGACTCAAGCAGCTTCTTACTCTAAAAAAATAGTAATTTATGCCGTATTTTTAACGATCTTCGTGATTTTAGTTGTTATAGCCATAGGATTAGTCCGCGACTATCTAAAAGCACGGGTACCTGAACCAGGTATTATTACAACCAACGGATTCGGCAAATTATCCGGACTAGTTTTTCCACAAGAAAATAGTAGACCTGGAATCTTAACTCTCCAAACAATTCAAGGTGGTGTACCAGAGGCTTCCTCAGTTGCACGTATCTATAAAACTATATCGAATCCTCCTGGGTTATTAGCTTCCAGCAAGGCCCAACAGTTTGCGCGTCTTCAAGGTTTTAACTCTACCCCAACTACTAAAACAGCTACTGAGCATGTTTTTAATGATTCACTATATCCTGCCCGCAGCTTAATTTACAATCTTGCAACAGGAAACTTTGATCTTATATATAATTTGGAGGAAGATAACTCACCAGTTTTGACCAGTAAAATATCTGCAGATAGTAGCCAGATTTTAGAAGAAGCAATTACGCTCTTACAAAGTACAGGTAAATTTACTCCCTCTTTAGAAAGTGGCATTCAAAAAATAGCATATTACAAGTACGCAGATAATGAATATAGTCTCGTGCAAAACAAGCTAGAGGCAAATTTAGCTAGAGTAAATTTTTTTTCTGGACCAATTGACACAATGGATATAAAAACACCTAATACTAATCAATCTTCAGTCTATGTAACTTTTTCTGGAAAAGATAACAGAAATCAGCGAATTATTCAGTTTCACTATCAGCTATTCCCTGTGGATCCTGGATCACTACAAACATATCCAATAAAACCTGGCCACGTAGCATGGGAAGAATTAGTAAGTGGCAAAGGTTATGTTGTGAATATAGGAACAGGTAACCAAGCGCAAGTTTTTGTACGAGACGCATATCTTGCCTTCTATGACCCTGGAGAATTCCATGAATATTTGCAGCCTATCTACGTTTTCACAGGTGACCGAGGGTTTGAAGCTTATGTACCAGCTATTGATCCAATGTGGATTGAATAGGCGACCACTCAAACCCATTAAACACCCAATCAATCAATACCCTTGTGTCTGCAAAACGATCTTTACTTCCCAGCACTACCAACATCACTTTTTGACCATTACGGGACACTGTTGTAACCAGATTTTCTCCAGCCTCAGCTGTAAATCCAGTTTTAACACCCGCTACTCCAGGTATTTCTCCCAACAACTCATTTACCGTAGCTAGATCGTGAAAATAGGTATAACTGGCATCAGCTACCGTAATTGCTTTTGTTCCAACCATATGTGCCAGGGTAGGATTGTTAAGGACATACAGCCCTAAAATAGCCAAGTCTCTGGCTGTAACATACTGATCTGGATGATCGTAACCAATAGGATTAGCAAAACTTGAATTTTCTAAGCCCAGTTCTTTTCCCTTTTCATTCATTTTTATTACAAAAGCATCAACTCCACCAGGATAATTGTCTGCTAAAACAAACGCTGCATCATTAGCTGAGTGAACTAAAGCGCCATACAAAAGATTTTCTACAGACATCCTTTCGCCATAAAAAAGCTCCATCGTTTTCCCATCTGTTGCCAAACCTCTCACTTCTATAACGTCATCAAGTTGATAATAGTCCAGTGCAACAAGTGCAGTGATCAACTTAGTCGTAGATGCGGGCGCTAACTTTTGATTAGCATTTTTATCATAGAGAACTAGACCTGCATCTGGCTCATATATATAGGCTGCACGTGCTGAAACTTCAGGATCTGGTAACCAGCTTTTCTTCTGTGGCAATAAAGATGGTTCAAATTCAGGCAGTGAATCAACGACTGCTCCTACAGCATTAACAAGTGGGGTTTGGGTATATTTATTCTCCCCTGGATACACAAGAAAAAACAAGGAAACTGTGAAAATTAGGAAATACTGATCAAAACGTAAGTGCTCTCGCCAATGCTTTTTTGGTTTTTTAACCATGCATCAATAATAACACTAATCCGTGGTTATATTTTTACACCCAGTTCTTGGAGCTGCTCACTAGAAGCGGAAGATGGAGCATCAACAACAGCTGTACGTCCACCCGCCGTGGCAGGAAAAGCAATTACTTCTCGTATTGAAGGTTCACCCAGGCCCGCCATTAAAAAGCGATCAAACCCAGGAGCTATGCCTCCGTGCGGGGGTACCCCATAAGCAAATGCAGTTAACATATGCTCAAACTGTGCTTGTTGTTTCTTATTAAAACCTATTAGTTCAAAAACTTTTGTCTGAATCTTCGAGTCATGAATTCTCACGCTTCCTCCGCCAACTTCAAAACCATTGAGAACCATATCATGTTGCAATCCCCTAACCATCAAAGGGTTTTTATCTAATAAGTGCACATCATCTGGGTGAGGGGCTGTAAACATGTGATGTGAGGGAGCGATCTTTTTTCCCACTCCGTGATAATAGTCGTCCTTTGTTTGCTCTGCAAACAGCGGAAAATCTATTACCCACACAAACGCTAATTCATCTTTGTTGTTTTTATCTTTTCTCAAATCTGGTTTATCCGAACCATATTTTTCTATCGAGTCTTTATGAGATATTCGTGGCCAGGGAGTTTGGGTAATTTTTTTTTCAGGAAAAAGAGCTTTAGAAAGACTCGTAAATAGCTCTTCAGCCAATTGAAGAATATCCTCTTGGGTAACAAAAGACATCTCAATATCCAGCTGTGTAAATTCTCCATATGCTCGATCTGCACGAGGATCTTCATCTCTAAAACAGCGAGCCAGCTGAAAATATCTCTCAAATCCCGCTACCATCAAAAGCTGCTTGTACTGTTGAGGGGATTGAGGAAGTGCATAAAAGCTTCCTTGCTGTAATCGTGACGGGACTAAAAAATCTCGAGCACCCTCTGGAGTTGTTTTGGTCAAAATGGGCGTCTCGATCTCGACAAAGTCTCGCTCCAATAGAAACTCCCTCATAAATTGAGAAGTCTTGGATCTTAGTTTAATATGATGATTCATGCGCTTGCGCCGTAAGTCTAGATACCTATACTTCATGCGCACATTTTCATCAATCTCTGATCCATCTGTATCTATAGGTAATGGTAACTCAGAAGATTCCGTGAGCACTTTAAACTCTTTAATCTCTAGCTCCACTTTACCTGTTTCAAGCTGTGGGTTAACCATATTTTCTGGTCTTTCTTTAACTGCGCCCACCAGCTCTACGCAGTATTCTGACCCAACCCCTTCTACAAGTTTCGCGTCGGTTGTAACAGTTTGGATAACTCCAGAACGATCACGTATATCCAAAAATACCACTCTCCCATGGTCACGCCTAGAATTAACCCAACCCTGAAGCATAACCATCTCCCCAACTTTATCATTTGTCTCTATCGCCAAAGTACGTTTCATTTGTTTCATGGTTTACCCAAACTTAATTATACTCTGTTTTAATGATATTGACAAAAAATTACATATATTCTAAAATACATAGACAATATGAAACAAAGTAATATTATTCTTGATGTCCGCTACATCCTCTTTACCGAGGATTTTTGCGGGATGTAAGAATTAATAAATAATTAATTAACATCCCCGCAAGGGGATTTTTTTATGACTCTAATAGAAATTAGTATTGGTCCATTAACAGGTCAAGAAAGAGAACACATAAGGCGTATGCCTAATCCTTATGGTAAGCGTTTTGTTAAACCCGAGTTTATCAACGACGGAATCCGTTGTGGAAGACTAGTACTCACACCAGTTCTTAAAGCCCTACATCAGCTAGGCATATACCCTGAAAAAGGACGGCTACTAAATAGATACGGCTATACAAGATCAACGCTATTATTTGGAACTACTCAGCATAATGCATCACATATAGAAGTCAAAACAGAAACTCCTCCAGAGCCCACACCACCAATCCAAATTGAACAACCTCTTATAATATCCAATCTATTAGAAATTACTACAGTACTTGACCCGAATCAGGTGACTTATGAAAACTCATTATTAGAACTATGTGAAAGAAATCAAAAAAGAGCAGATGCGGTAGGTTTTGCTGCAGACCTAGTTTGCGAGTTATTGAACGAACACAAACCAGATCCTAATGTTACCCTTAAACCTTGGCATTTTGTAGAATTTAAAGAAGCAAAGACAGGTATTGGACATGATGTAACTCTAAGAAGATTAAACAAAAAAAATCCACCTATGGCAGCTGGAATATGGGGATTTATACAGGGAATGGAAAGAGGACGCGCTCCTACGTGTGGCGTAAGACTAGTTGATTCAATTGCTCAAACACTCGAAAAACCAAGTTTAATAAACTCGATGTTTGAATTAGCAAAACCAGATCCACAATCGACAGATTCATGGAATATGGCAAATCCACAAATAAGTATATAAAGATCCGATCTATATGAGCAAAACAAAGCGAGGCTTTTCATGAAATGGAAGACCTGTTTTAAGTTGAGCGGTTATATTCCGAGATGTGCGCTCATTCACAC encodes the following:
- a CDS encoding aspartate--tRNA ligase — encoded protein: MKRTLAIETNDKVGEMVMLQGWVNSRRDHGRVVFLDIRDRSGVIQTVTTDAKLVEGVGSEYCVELVGAVKERPENMVNPQLETGKVELEIKEFKVLTESSELPLPIDTDGSEIDENVRMKYRYLDLRRKRMNHHIKLRSKTSQFMREFLLERDFVEIETPILTKTTPEGARDFLVPSRLQQGSFYALPQSPQQYKQLLMVAGFERYFQLARCFRDEDPRADRAYGEFTQLDIEMSFVTQEDILQLAEELFTSLSKALFPEKKITQTPWPRISHKDSIEKYGSDKPDLRKDKNNKDELAFVWVIDFPLFAEQTKDDYYHGVGKKIAPSHHMFTAPHPDDVHLLDKNPLMVRGLQHDMVLNGFEVGGGSVRIHDSKIQTKVFELIGFNKKQQAQFEHMLTAFAYGVPPHGGIAPGFDRFLMAGLGEPSIREVIAFPATAGGRTAVVDAPSSASSEQLQELGVKI
- a CDS encoding GTPase Era, giving the protein MKAGVVVMLGRTNAGKSTLLNRLIGQKVAITSRKPQTTRFAINAVYEDKRGQIIFTDTPGVFERSPDLLAKKVGLKPEEALKEGVNVAVYVVDHTRYRDVEENRTLGMVRKLDVPKILVFNKWDIKKPSFYEELRFMEEEFDTTLFISALKGHNLNLLLEEIFKHLPEVQSKLVDTSQMATPLLNVNSKLYIEEIIREKAFHSLGQELPYTLTVTASEITERENGTLYIRADIVTNEERYKKMIIGNEGKKIKQIGLTARKELETARNEKVFIELKVVVNRHWMEAF
- a CDS encoding glutamate--tRNA ligase — translated: MTRSVRTRIAPSPTGEDLHVGNAYTALLNFAYAKQHKGQFIVRIEDTDQKRKVEGSEARIFKSLSWLGLDPDESIIHGGKVGPYKQSKRLEIYQKYAKQLVEQGDAYYCDCTSERLDEMRKEQQKSGKPPIYDGKCRDLGKKSGKVVRLKMPNKGETKFQDKIRGEVVFKNELIDDQIILKSDGFPTYHLAVVIDDNLMGITHVIRGEEWLSSTPKHVQIYKALEWDLPEFIHTPLLRNPDKSKLSKRRNPVWVSWYKDQGLLPEAMLNYFGTLGFSMSDGRDIFTLSEFIAEFDFARMSKSAPIFDVTKLEWMNGEYIRKSQIPKLKSQIMDYIGDSYSEKIVEKSLPLTQTRIKKLSEYMPMCEFLFKRPSKYEKEVDGQIILKVIDELNKIDNWNHDILHKQLESFAEKLELSKSKLFMQVRIGVAGRKVGPPLFESLEILGKEETLERLLRRLPSSGD
- a CDS encoding GTPase ObgE, coding for MLVTEIDILFKAGNGGDGKISFYKTRRGPDGGNGGQGGSIYITSTTDIYALTSLSGRSKIESETGQHGMSNKKHGKNSSDVEVRLPIGAEIRDKNTGEVFEVTDKDLRFLLCRGGWGGRGNWEFRSAANVAPKRAERGFNGQSRELYINLKLIADIGFMGFPNAGKSSLLKEITNANPKIGDYPFTTLEPNLGELNGKIIADIPGLIEGASDGKGLGTRFLKHVEKVSLFFHCLPADQENIIKSYKQIRKELEIFNPKLLEVPEIILLTKIDLKSEKEIKLIIKSLKKLKKEIIPVSIHDEDSLNKLKSYINSSSK
- a CDS encoding 23S ribosomal RNA methyltransferase Erm encodes the protein MDRHSQNLRKSVIYSQNFTVNPLLVANLIKHSSFSKEDVVYEVGPGTGIITAELAKRCKKVVAIEIDKNLAKKLQTKFINVPNIEVHERDFLLYPLTEQKYKVFSNIPFNITVAIVKKLTEAKNLPTDIFLFVQHDAAKKFLGAPNAKETQLSLLLMPIFELSITHQFKRNDFRPIPNVDIVLLRIKKREKPMVEQQNEKLYRDFIVYSFNTWKPTLKEGLKKIFTDHQFLRLAKDFDFSSSAKPTDLNFSQWLGLFNFFNKGVDIGKKSLIKGSEDKLKNQQANLAKIHRTRVAKDWRIVSE